DNA from Halobaculum sp. XH14:
GAAGGCGTTGTCGGTCGTCGCGAACGAGAGCGGCGCTTCCGTCTTCTGGACCTCGATGGACAGCCGCTCCTCGGCGGCCAGCAGGAACGCCGCGGCGTCCTGCTTTTCGGCCTCGAGGTCGTCCTCGACCTGGTCGAGCTCCGATTCGAGCTCCCGTTTCCGGGCCTCGAGGTCGTCGAGGTGTGCGGTCGGGCTGACGCGGTCCCCCTCGACGGTCGGCACCTCGACGGCGGTGAACTCCGCGCTCACCAGCGCGTCCGTCAGCGCGTCCTCGTCGCCGGAGGGCTCGGGGCGAGCCAGGACGGCGAGCGTCCCGTCCTCGCCCTCGTAGAGCTCGTACTCGCCGAGCGTGTCGGCGTCGAGCAGGGCGCGCTCGACCGCCTCACGGTCGCCCTCGCCGACGGCGACCTGCAGCGTGTCGTACCCCTGCAGCAGGTCGAGGTCGATGTCGAGGTCGGCGAACGGGCCCACCGCGTCGATCCGCTCCTCGAGGTCGCGGATCTCGCCGCGGAGGTCGTCGCGCCGGTCGTCGAGCGCGTTCACGCGCTCGCGGATCGATTCGAGTTCCGCCTCGAGTTCGTCGTCGTCGAGCACCCGGGCGGGACCGCCGTCGTCCTCGTCCACGTCGAGCATCGACTCGATGGAGCGGACGGTGACGAGTTTGTCCGCGGCGTCCTCGGCCCCCTCGGTGGGCGTGCCCGGCCGGAACCCCGACCAGGAGTCGTCGTAGTCGGTGACGTGCAGGAGGTTCAGGTCGTGGACCGCCTCGACGACGGACTCCATGACGCCCTTGGAGCCCGTCACCGAGACCTTGCTCATTCGTTCAGGTCTGAGCATGTACCGCCTCCTCGAACCGTGTCACCGCGAACTCGACCGCCTCCTCGGTGCGCTCCTCGGCCTCCTCGACGAGCCGCCGCCGCTCGTCGCGGCCCTCATCGAGGACGTCCTCGCGCTCCTGTTCGATCTCCTCGCGGGCGGCCGCCAGCCGGTCTTCCTCCAGCTCGGCGGCCTCCTGCTCGGCCTCGGAGACGATCTCGTCGGCCCGCTCCCGGGCCGCCGTGAGTCGCTCCTCCCGATCCGCCTCCGCCTCGGCCACGATATCCTCGGCGTCGGCTTCGGCCTCTTTTACGCGTTCGAGAACTTCGGGTCTCGGCATGGGTAATCGTCGGTTGGGACTTGTACGACCTCCGTATAAGGCGTTTGCGGAACCGCGTTGCGGCGGCCCGAACCCTGGGCTCGGTCAGCGGTCGGTTTCGGGGGCGCTCGGCTCCTGGATTAATTCGGTCGTCGCGTCGACCGAACTAGTACGCGAGTCCAGACCCGCACCGAATCTCGAGGACAGTGCCGCGAGGAGTCCGAACACGCCCGATGGAAACCGAAGCAACAAAACGCAGTTGCGGAGACAGGTCGACCATGCTCGAACTCGTCGCGGGCGCGCTCTGGGCGATGCTGCCCGCGTACGTCCCCAACAACGCCGCCGTGCTCGCGGGCGGGGGGCGACCCATCGACGGGGGCCGGACGTGGGGCGGCCGCCGGCTGCTCGGCGACGGGAAGACGTGGCGCGGCACCGCCGTCGGCGTCGTCGCCGGCGTCGCGCTCGCGCTCGTGCTCGACGCGATCGTCGCGCCCGTCGGCGACGCGCTGGGCATCACGCTCCCGGGGTTCCCGCTCGCTGCGGCCGTCGGGCTCGCGCTCGGCGCGATGCTCGGCGACGTCGCCGCGTCGTTCCTCAAGCGCCGGACCGGCCGCGACCGGGGGGCCTCGTTCCCGATGCTCGACCAGCTCGACTTCGTCGTCGGGGCGCTCGCGCTCGCCGCGCTCGTCGCTCCCGCGTGGTTCGGCGCGACGTTCTCGCCCGCGCGCATCGCGGTGGTCGTCGTCGTGACGCCGCTGCTCCACGTCGGCACGAACGCGATCGCGTACGCGGCGGGGCTGAAAGCCGAGCCGTGGTGAGACGCGAACGCGCCGGACGACCGGGCGCGTAGTGCGCCGACGGGACGGCCGCCACCCCGTTCTCAGCGCTGATTTTCGGGCCGACGAGTTTTAGCCTCCGCCCGGACCCCGTCCGCACATGGTATCGGTGAGCCGATCCCCCGAAGCGGAGGACGACGACACGGAGGGTCGCACGCTCCGCGGCAGGACGCGTGCCAACCTCCCGATCCTCGCGCTCGGGTTCATGCTCGCCTCGGCGGTCAGCGTGGCCGCCATCGGGGGCGCGGTCGCGACGGGCGTCGGCGAGTCCTCGTTCGACGGCCCGACGGGGTTCACCTTCTCGGTCGACCGGAGCGGCGACACGCCCGCGATCGTCATCAGTCACGACAACGGGACGGTCCCCCACTCCGACCGCGTCTACGTCGTCGACGAAGCCGGAACCGAAGTGCCCTGGACCGACCTCCGACGCGACGCCGGGAGCGCGAAGGTGACCGGCGACAGCGCGCTCGCCTGCCCGCGACAGGGAGCGACGCTCACGGTCGTCTTCCACAACAAGCGGACCGTGGAGACGATCGACAGCTACGAGGTGTCCGCTCCGATTCCCGCGAGCGTCGTGGAGCGGTGTGAGGCGGCGGGCTGAACTGACGCGACGGCGGGAACGGCGATCGGACGTCGGGAAGCGCTCCGCTGCCGTCGTTCTCGGTGATTCGTCCGAACGGGTCGCGGTCGAGACCGGCACCTTTTCGCCCGTCCCAGCCCCCGATTTCCCCATGACGACCACCGACACGTCGGCCCTGCTCGCCGCGCTGCGGGACGCCGACGCGGTGCTGTTCGGCAAGTTCGAACTCTCCCACGGCGGCACCAGCGACTACTACGTGGACAAGTACCGGTTCGAGACCGACCCCGCGTGTCTCGAACGCATCGCTCGGGCGTTCGCCGAACGCGTCGAGGGGACGAAACTCGCGGGCGTCGCACTCGGGGGCGTCCCGCTGGCGGCGGCGACGGCCGTCGAGACCGGGCTCCCGTACGTCATCGCGCGCAAGGCCACGAAGGAGTACGGCACCGGCAACCGCATCGAGGGCGAACTGGCCGAGGGCGAGGAGGTCGTCGTCGTCGAGGACATCGCCACGACCGGCCGGTCGGCGGTGGACGCCGTCGAGGCGCTCCGCGAGGCGGGCGCGACGGTGAACCGCGTGCTCGTCGTCGTCGACCGCGAGGAGGACGCGACCGAACTGCTCGCGGACCACGGCGTCGAACTCGACGCACTGCTCACCGCGTCCGAACTGCTTGCTGACGCGGACGAGTAGCAGGGCGCGTTCAGGCACCGGCTCGGTGCCAGCCGCCGCGTTCGCCGTCGACGGATCGATGCCGGACAGCGCGTCTTCTTCCGGTCGATTCCCGGCCCGGCCGTTCGTCGCTCGAACCGTCGCTGCCGGGTCGAGGGTCGTCGTCGCACCGCCGCCCCGGACCGGCCGGATACGCCCTCGTGGGCATCACCCTCGTGATCATGTACCACCATCCGCGATTCGAAGTGTTCATACTTGCACGAACGAGCATACATGCATGAACCGAGCCGAGAAGGCCGCCCTGCAGTTGCAGGCGGTCACCGTCCTGCGGACGCTGAAGGAGACGCGGACCTACGAGCAGCTCGCCGAGGTGACGGGCCTCCCCGCCGGCGACCTGAACCGCTACGTCAACGGACACGTCCTGCCGGGCGCCGAACGGGCACAGGAGGTCGTGGGCGGCATCGGGCACGAGACGCTCGCCGAGGAGCTTGAAACCCGCGTGAGCTTCGACGACGAGGGGTACGTGGACAACTCCGCGGTCGTCTTCGACCAGCCGTTCCTCGACCTGGTGGCGCCGGTCGCCGCGGAGTCGCTGTCGTTCGAGACGCCCGACGTCGTCCTCACCGCCGCGACCGACGGCATCACCCTCGGCGCGGCGATGGCCTCCCACTTCGACGCCCGCCTCGCGTACGCGAAGAAGTCGAAGGAGACCGCGGTCGAGGAGTTCATCGAGTCCCGCCAGCGGCTCGCCTCCGGCATCGAACTCACCTACTACCTGCCGGCGGGCGCGCTCGACGCCGGCGAGCGGGTGCTCGTCGTCGACGACCTCATCCGCTCGGGCGAGACGCAGGAACTCCTCCTCGACATCGCGGCGCAGGCGGACGCCGACGTGACGGGCGTCTTCGCGCTCATCGCCGTCGGCGAGGAGGGGACCGACCGGGCCGCCGCGATGACCGACGCGCCGGTCGGCGCGCTCACGACGTTCGAGTGAGTCCGATCCCGTCCGGTTGACGCGAGGCGCGGTCCGGCTCGGCGAATTGTATGCACGAAGGTGCCTTCTCTTACCGATTTCTCCCGTTATGGCCTCCCGAATTATCCACTACTGTGCATGGGTGGGTACAATATTCCTAAACGTTTAAGATGGGTGTGCACAAGCGTGCGGTATGGGGTTAACTGACTCGCTGTCGCAGTACTTCGAGTTCGGGGAGCACGACACCGACCTCCGCACCGAGGTCGTGGCCGGGATAACGACGTTCCTGACGATGAGCTACATCGTGGTCGTGAACCCGAGCATTCTCGCGGGGGCCATCTCGGTCCAGGGGCGGACGGCAGACCAGACCGTCCAGATGCTCGCCGTGGTGACGCTCATCTCGGCGGCAGTGGCCACGTTCGTCATGGCGCTGTACGCGAACCGGCCGTTCGGACAGGCTCCCGGGCTCGGCCTCAACGCGTTCTTCGCGTTCACGGTCGTGCTCGGGCTCGGCATCCCGTGGCAGACGGCGCTCGCGGCCGTGGTCGTCGAGGGGATCGTCTTCATGATCCTCACGGCCGCGGGGGCCAGAGAGTACATCATCAGGCTGTTCCCGGAGCCGGTGAAGTTCGCGGTCGGCGGCGGGATCGGCCTGTTCCTCGCCATCATCGGCCTCGAGGCGATGCGGGTCACCGTCGACGACCCGGCGACGTACATCCAGTTCTCGCCGGTGTTCGCACAGGACCCGGTCGCGGTCGTCTCGGTCGTCGGGCTGTTCGTCACGTTCATGCTGTACGCCCGGGGCGTGCCCGGCAGCATCATCATCGGCATCGTCGGGACGAGCGCCCTCGGCGGACTCGTCTCGATGCTCGGCTACTCGCCGTATCCGGCGGGCGAACTCCCCGACGGGAGCATCCTCCCCGCTGCGTCGCTCGCGCCGTCGCTCGACTCGCTCACCTACTCGGCGGCGGGCTACGACATCACGCCGCTGGCGGGCGCGTTCGTCTCCGGACTGACGAACGTCGACGCGTTCGCGTTCTCGCTCATCGTGTTCACGTTCTTCTTCGTGGACTTCTTCGACACGGCGGGCACGCTCACGGGCGTCTCGCAGGTCGCCGGCTTCCTCGACGAGGACGGCAACCTCCCCGACATCGACCGGCCGCTGATGGCCGACGCCATCGGCACGACCGTCGGGGGGATGCTCGGCACCTCGACGGTGACGACGTACATCGAGTCCGCGTCCGGCGTCGAGGAGGGCGGCCGGACGGGAATGACCGCGCTGGTCGTGGCGATCCTGTTCGTCGCCTCGCTCGCGGTCGTCCCGCTCGCGGCCGCGATTCCCCAGTACGCCAGCCACATCGCGCTGGTCGTCATCGCGGTGCTGATGCTCCGCAACCTGGTCGACATCGACTGGGCGGACTACACCAACGCGGTCCCGGCCGGCCTCACCGTGCTCGTCATGCCGTTCACCTACTCCATCGCGTACGGCATCGCCGCGGGCATCATCGCGTACCCGCTCGTGAAGCTCGCGGCGGGACGAACCGACGAGGTGCGGGCGGGCCACTGGGTGCTCGCGGGCGCGTTCGTCCTGTACTTCTTCGTCCGGACCGGCGGCGTCCTCGCGTCCGCGGTCTGATCGTCGCCCGGCCGACGGCCCCCCGTCCACCACAGCGCTCGTTCGACCGCGATCCACCGCCGGCCGGCCGGCAAGCACAAGAGTTTCATCCGGCGACGGTCCTTCGAAAAACGATGGACATCTCGTCGGTCCCTCGTCGCCGCGTCGTGCGTTCTCTCGCCCTCCTCTGTGTTCTCGCGCTGTTCGTCCCGGCACTCGGACAGGCGCTCGTGCCACAGGAGACGGGGACGCCCGGAACCGTCGGCCTCGAGAACGGCACCATCCAGTCGCCCGCCAACGGCTCGACCGTCGTCGGCATCCAGGGGTTCCACTTCCGCGGCCAGGGCTCGACGAAAAAGCCCGCCCGCGTCGTCTCGGTCGGCCCGAACGGCTCGACCGAGTGGGTGTACGGCGGGAGCAGTCGCGGGGCGACCTGGTTCTACGACGTCGACCCGCTGGCGAACGGAAACCTCCTGATCGTCTCGACCGACGCCGACGGCACCACCGTGTTCGAGATGGACCCGGAGACGCGGGACCGGGTCTGGGAGGAGCGCTTCGACATCCACGACACCCACGACGTCCAGAAGCTCCCGAACGGCGACCTGCTCGTCGCCAACATGCGACAGTGGAACGAGTCGACCGGCCGCTCGGACGACCGCGTGTTCGTCTACAACCGCTCGACCGACGAGATCGACTGGGAGTGGACGTTCCGGAACCACTACCCCGAATCGACCGACGGCGGCTACAGCCAGGACTGGACGCACGTCAACGACGTGGAGCGCATCGCCGAGGGACAGTACCTCGTCTCGCCGCGCAACTTCGACCAGGCGATCGTCATCAACCGCTCAACGAAGGAGATCGACTACCGGCTGGGCTCGGACGGCGACCACGACACCCTGAACGAGCAGCACAACCCCGACTGGCTCGTCAGCGAGGACGGCAACCCCGTCATCCTCGTGGCCGACTCCGAGAACGACCGCGTCGTCGAGTACGAGAGGCGCGACGGCGAGTGGGAACTCGTCTGGGAGCTGGGCACCGATCAACTCTCCTGGCCGCGCGACGCCGACAGGCTCCCGAACGGGAACACGCTCATCACCGACTCGCTGAACCACCGCGTCATCGAGGTGACGCCGCGCGGGGAGATCGTCTGGGAGTACTACGCCACCTGGGGGCCCTACGACGCCGAGCGGGTCGCCCACGGCGGCGGGTCGAACGGCCCGACGATGTCCGACCAGGGCGTCGCCGGGAGCTATCGCATCTACGGCAGCGCGGGGCTCATCGCCGGCACGGGCGACTCGATGACGTTCGCGGCGACGGTCCAGAACACGTTCGCCGGCACGCCGCTCTCGGGGGTCGCCACCGAGTTCGCGAACCTGTGGGCGGGCGTGACCCCCTGGATTCGACCGGTGTGGATGGGTCCCTGGGCGTTCGCCTGGGCCGTGCTGGGCGTGCTGACGTTGCTCGGCTGGGGGCTCGCGGAACTCGTGTTCGCCCGGGAGCGGGTGGTTGCGACCGTTCGCCGTGTCGGCGGGCGCGTCGCCGAGTTGTCCTGAAAACCGTAGGGCATCCGGCGAGCGCTTCCGGGTGCGACCCGGTTCCGTCGTTGCGTCGACTACTTCGAAACGGGGGCGGGACTGGTCCTGACGCCAAGGATGGACGGACTTCCGGGGAGCCTCCGCTCGGGACACGGCCACTTACGACCAGAAATCCACGGCCGAACCGACTACCCCACCTGACTCACACCAGCGAAGCGCCGTCGAACTCCGTCCGGGCGTAGTCGACCCCCATCAGGTCGAGGATCGTCGGCGCGATGTCGAGCAGGTCGGCGTCGGCGATCGTCGCCTCCCGGTCGTCGACGAACAGCGTCGCGTTCTCGAAGCTGTGCATCCCGTTTCGCGGTCCCGTCGAGAACACGCCGTCGTCGTGGGCCTTGAACTTCGACTTGAGGTCGAAGCCGTGGTTCGGGATGACGACGAGATCAGGGGCGATGTCGTCGTGCTCGCCGCGGAACGCCGCCTCCTTCTCGACGACGCGGGCGGCGACCTTCGTGCCGTCCGGCCCCTCGAGCGACTCGATGTCCGCCTTCAGTTCGTCGCGCACGTCCTCGTAGTCGGACTGGGGCACCGAGCCGCGCGGTTCGCGCCCCTCCAGGTTGATGTAGAACCGGCCGGGGATGAGCGAGTAGGCCCGCGCGTCGTCCGCGATGTCGTCGAGGCTGTCGTGGTCGTCGTCCTCGAAGGAGAGCCACCCCTCGTCCTGGAGCCACCGGTTGAGTTCGACCTCGTAGTTCTGGACCGTGAACCCGTGGTCTGAGGCGACGACGAGCGTCACGTCGTCGGCCAGTTGCTCGCGGATCTTCCCGATATAGTCGTCGATCTTCCGGTAGAACTCCACGAACTCGTCGTGGTAGCGCCCGTCCTCCGCGTAGTCATTGAACAGGAAGTGGTTCACGCGGTCGGTCGTCATGAACACGCCGAAGAACAGGTCCCAGTCGTCCTCCTCGATGAAGTGGGAGAACGCCTCGTACCGCGCGTCGACGGTCTCGTGGGCGTTCTCGATGAACTCGGACTTGTCCTCCTTGTGCCCGAGCTTGGGGTTCGTGTCGATGCGGTAGTCGGTGCCCTCGAGGTACTCCCGGAGCTCGTCGGGGTAGGACGCCTTGTCGACGTCCGGCGAGAGGAAGCCCGAGACCATCCGCTGGACGTTGCGCTGGGGCGGGAACGTCACGGGCACGTTCATCACCGTGGCGTCGAGTCCCTCCTCCGCGACCCGGTCCCAGAGGCGAGTGGCCTGCACGTCCCGACCCATCGGGACGTACGTGTCGTACGAGCCGACCTCGCGGTCCTGGAAGCCGTACACGCCCGTCTCACCGGGGTTGACCCCGGTCGTCAGTGCTGGCCAGCAGGCGGACGACTCCGGCGGCACGATGGAGTCGATGTCGCCGCCGGCACCCTCCCTCGCCAGCGCGGCGAAGTTGGGAAACTCCTCCGGGTGGTCATCGAGCAGCGAGTACGGCACCCCGTCGATGCCGATGAACGCGACGCGCGGGTTGTCGTCCCCCCGCAGCCGGTCGAACAGTCCCATACTCCCCGCGTCACCCCCGACGAATAAAGTCCTTCAGGTTCGATGCGAAGTTAGACGCCGTATAGTACTGTTGAACCCCCTGGCCGGCGAACCGAACCGGCTGGTACCCCCAACCGTTTAGCGACCCGAGTGCGACCCGCCGACCATGGCCGGGGAATCCGAAACGGGGGGAGAATCGGACACCAACGGGCGGGTGGGAGCCGGGGCGGAACCCTCGCCCGAGCCGGACCCGCTCGACGCGTTCCGCCAGTTCGTCTCGCTCCCGGGCGACGTGCTCGTCCTCTCGCTCGCCATGTTCGCGTTCAGCCTCGGCTTCCAGATGACGGGGCGGTACCTCCCGGAGTACCTCTCGGTGCTGGGGGCGGGCAGCGTCGTCATCGGGCTGTACGGCAGCGTCGGCAACCTGATCTCGGCCGTGTTCCCGTATCCGGGCGGCGCACTCTCGGACCGGATCGGCTCCCGCTCGGCGCTCACGCTGTTCGGGGTCGCCTCGACGCTCGGGTTCGTGGTCTGGTGGGCCGCGGACCCGCTCCGAACGGTGACGCTCGGCCCGACGAACCTGGCCGTGATCGTCGTGTTCCTCGGACTGTTCCTCTCGCAGGCGTGGAAGTCGTTCGGCCTGGGCGCGACGTTCGCGGTCGTGAAGCAGTCGGTGCCCGACGGAAGCCTCGCCTCGGGCTTTGCCGCAACCGAGACGTTCCGCCGGACGGCGTTCCTGCTCGGCCCGCTGCTCGCCGCGGGCGTCCTCTCGCTGTTCTCGTTCACCGAGGGGTTTCGGATCCTGCTGCTCGTCGCGGCCGCGGCCGGCGGCCTCGCCACGGTCGCCCAGCGCTCGCTTTATGACGCCTCGAAGGACTCGCTCGGGAAGTCGTTCGAGGGGCTCGACTCCGTCGTCGAGGACCTCCGGTCGCTGCCCGACCCGCTCCGCCCGCTGCTCGTCGCCGACACGCTGGTCCGCTTCGCCAACGGGATGGTGTACGTGTTCTTCGTCATCGTCGTCGTCGACTTCCTCTCCGTGGGTGCGACGCTGCCGGTCGTGGGGCGGCTCTCCCCCGAGGCGTTCTTCGGCGTGCTGCTGGCCGTCGAGATGGCGGTCGCCTTGCTCACGATGGTGCCCGTCGCACGGCTGGCCCGGCGCGTCGGGCTGAAGCCGGTCGTCGCCGTCGGGTTCGCCGTATACGCGGTGTTTCCGGTGCTGCTCATCAGCGCTCCCGGCGAGGCGGTCGCGGCCACCGTTCCGGTTCTCGGGACGGTGACCGTCCCGCCGGCGGCCATGCTCGCCATCCTGTTCGCGTTCTCCGGGCTCCGGTTCGCGGGGCTGCCCGCCCACAAGGCGCTCATCGTCGGCCCCGCCGAGCGGGACGCCGGCGGCCGCGTCACGGGGTCGTACTACCTCGTTCGCAACGCGATCACCATCCCGAGCGCGGCCGCGGGCGGGCTCATCTACGGGGCCTCGCCGGCGGCGGCGTTCGGGACCGCGACGGTCGTCGGCCTCCTCGGAACCGGCTACTTCCTCCTGCGCGGCGAGGAGTTCGCGGCGTACGCCTGAACGGGGCCGATTCCGTCGGAAGCGGGCCGGGCGGCGACGCCGTGCGATGGTGCTTTGAGCGTCCCCCGCCAACGGCCGCTGTGACACGAGACGGCTCGGACGCGGGGACCGGTGCCGAGGCGGGGGCCGGGACGGGCGAGCGCGCGACTGGAGCCCCCGGCGTCGATCCGAGCGGGTCGGGCGATCCGAGCGGGCCGGGGGATCCGAACGACGTGGGCGACCCGACGGACGACCGCGCCCCCGACCGACCGCCCCGGGCCGCGATGCTGGAGGCGCTGTCGGTCCGCCGGAACGTGCTCGCGGGGCTCGCGGCCGGCGTCGCGCTCGCGCTCCTCGTCTACCTCGTCCGGACGTTCGAACTCCTCGGGCCGAACCTGGAGACGCGACAGTACCCGCTGCTCGGCCCGGAGGGCTACTTCCTGCTGCTCGGCTTCGTGCTGGCGAGCGCGACGGCCATCCTCGTCGCCACCGCGCTCACCGTCGTCTCCGTCGTGCGACTCGCCAGGGAGGAAGTGTAGGTTCGGAACCGGACGCACCGGCCGGTACCCGTCCGCGTTCGCACCCGCTCAGTCCTCGAACTCGCGCGGGTCACCGACGAGCCGCGAGAGCCGCTCCGCGCCCGCCCTGGTTCCCTTCGCGAGCACCACGTCGCCGGCTCGGAGCGCCGTCCCGCTCCCGGGCGAGACGACCCACTCGCCGTCGCCATCGGCGCCGGCCGGCCGGCGGACGGCGATGACGCGCATCCCCGTCTCCTGTTTCACCGTCCGCTCGCCGAGCGTCGCGTCGGCGAGTTCCGACCCCGACGCGACCGACAGGCGCACGATGACCTCGTCGGAGGCTTCGACGGCCTCGGCGACGACGGGGTGGGCGTCGAGCCCACGGAGGACGCCCTCGCTGATCTCCAGGGCCGCGTCGCTGATCACCTCCGTCGCCGACGCGAGGTGGACGAGTCCACGGAGCGAGACGGGGTCCTCGACCCGGGCCGCCGCGCGGAGCGTCCAGGCCTCGAATCGTGACTTGAGCGCGTCGACCTCCGCCTCCAGTTCCGCGACCTCGCCCGCGACCGCCTCGCTGTTGAACAGCACCGAGCCGTACGCCAGGTCGACGGCGAGTTCGCTCATGTTCTTCATCAGCACGACCGAGTCGACGGCGCGCTCGAGGTCCTCGACTCCCGCGGTGGGGGCGTCCGGTTGAACGTAGGACTCCCCCGTGGCGGCCTCATAGACCGTCCGGAGCCCCTCCTCGCCCCCGCGGAGGAACAGCGTGTCGCCGGGCTCGATGGTGGTCTCGGCGTCCGGGTTGAGCAGCCACTCCGTGCCGCGCCGCAGGGCGATGACACGGACCCCCGTCTCGGTTTCGACGTTCGCGTCGGCGAGCGTCCGCCCGGCGTAGGCCGAGTCGTCCGCGAGTTCCGCCCGGACTAGCGTCTCGACCGCCTCGGGCAACGCGGCGCGGATCGCGTCGGGGAGCCCCACCTCCTCCAACACGACC
Protein-coding regions in this window:
- a CDS encoding CDP-2,3-bis-(O-geranylgeranyl)-sn-glycerol synthase, encoding MLELVAGALWAMLPAYVPNNAAVLAGGGRPIDGGRTWGGRRLLGDGKTWRGTAVGVVAGVALALVLDAIVAPVGDALGITLPGFPLAAAVGLALGAMLGDVAASFLKRRTGRDRGASFPMLDQLDFVVGALALAALVAPAWFGATFSPARIAVVVVVTPLLHVGTNAIAYAAGLKAEPW
- a CDS encoding DUF7536 family protein, with amino-acid sequence MGDPTDDRAPDRPPRAAMLEALSVRRNVLAGLAAGVALALLVYLVRTFELLGPNLETRQYPLLGPEGYFLLLGFVLASATAILVATALTVVSVVRLAREEV
- the pyrE gene encoding orotate phosphoribosyltransferase, producing the protein MTTTDTSALLAALRDADAVLFGKFELSHGGTSDYYVDKYRFETDPACLERIARAFAERVEGTKLAGVALGGVPLAAATAVETGLPYVIARKATKEYGTGNRIEGELAEGEEVVVVEDIATTGRSAVDAVEALREAGATVNRVLVVVDREEDATELLADHGVELDALLTASELLADADE
- a CDS encoding potassium channel family protein codes for the protein MTPEDRVAYEPTSVKAVLAEMKDTAELLIDLSYSAVLHGSADLAGEVLELESRMDQLQLQARMSVMMAARSPEDAEELAPVLGVIGAAEKISDAAGDIAKVVLEEVGLPDAIRAALPEAVETLVRAELADDSAYAGRTLADANVETETGVRVIALRRGTEWLLNPDAETTIEPGDTLFLRGGEEGLRTVYEAATGESYVQPDAPTAGVEDLERAVDSVVLMKNMSELAVDLAYGSVLFNSEAVAGEVAELEAEVDALKSRFEAWTLRAAARVEDPVSLRGLVHLASATEVISDAALEISEGVLRGLDAHPVVAEAVEASDEVIVRLSVASGSELADATLGERTVKQETGMRVIAVRRPAGADGDGEWVVSPGSGTALRAGDVVLAKGTRAGAERLSRLVGDPREFED
- a CDS encoding MFS transporter yields the protein MAGESETGGESDTNGRVGAGAEPSPEPDPLDAFRQFVSLPGDVLVLSLAMFAFSLGFQMTGRYLPEYLSVLGAGSVVIGLYGSVGNLISAVFPYPGGALSDRIGSRSALTLFGVASTLGFVVWWAADPLRTVTLGPTNLAVIVVFLGLFLSQAWKSFGLGATFAVVKQSVPDGSLASGFAATETFRRTAFLLGPLLAAGVLSLFSFTEGFRILLLVAAAAGGLATVAQRSLYDASKDSLGKSFEGLDSVVEDLRSLPDPLRPLLVADTLVRFANGMVYVFFVIVVVDFLSVGATLPVVGRLSPEAFFGVLLAVEMAVALLTMVPVARLARRVGLKPVVAVGFAVYAVFPVLLISAPGEAVAATVPVLGTVTVPPAAMLAILFAFSGLRFAGLPAHKALIVGPAERDAGGRVTGSYYLVRNAITIPSAAAGGLIYGASPAAAFGTATVVGLLGTGYFLLRGEEFAAYA
- a CDS encoding NCS2 family permease, translating into MGLTDSLSQYFEFGEHDTDLRTEVVAGITTFLTMSYIVVVNPSILAGAISVQGRTADQTVQMLAVVTLISAAVATFVMALYANRPFGQAPGLGLNAFFAFTVVLGLGIPWQTALAAVVVEGIVFMILTAAGAREYIIRLFPEPVKFAVGGGIGLFLAIIGLEAMRVTVDDPATYIQFSPVFAQDPVAVVSVVGLFVTFMLYARGVPGSIIIGIVGTSALGGLVSMLGYSPYPAGELPDGSILPAASLAPSLDSLTYSAAGYDITPLAGAFVSGLTNVDAFAFSLIVFTFFFVDFFDTAGTLTGVSQVAGFLDEDGNLPDIDRPLMADAIGTTVGGMLGTSTVTTYIESASGVEEGGRTGMTALVVAILFVASLAVVPLAAAIPQYASHIALVVIAVLMLRNLVDIDWADYTNAVPAGLTVLVMPFTYSIAYGIAAGIIAYPLVKLAAGRTDEVRAGHWVLAGAFVLYFFVRTGGVLASAV
- the ahaH gene encoding ATP synthase archaeal subunit H, which translates into the protein MPRPEVLERVKEAEADAEDIVAEAEADREERLTAARERADEIVSEAEQEAAELEEDRLAAAREEIEQEREDVLDEGRDERRRLVEEAEERTEEAVEFAVTRFEEAVHAQT
- a CDS encoding phosphoribosyltransferase family protein, whose product is MNRAEKAALQLQAVTVLRTLKETRTYEQLAEVTGLPAGDLNRYVNGHVLPGAERAQEVVGGIGHETLAEELETRVSFDDEGYVDNSAVVFDQPFLDLVAPVAAESLSFETPDVVLTAATDGITLGAAMASHFDARLAYAKKSKETAVEEFIESRQRLASGIELTYYLPAGALDAGERVLVVDDLIRSGETQELLLDIAAQADADVTGVFALIAVGEEGTDRAAAMTDAPVGALTTFE
- a CDS encoding aryl-sulfate sulfotransferase, which codes for MDISSVPRRRVVRSLALLCVLALFVPALGQALVPQETGTPGTVGLENGTIQSPANGSTVVGIQGFHFRGQGSTKKPARVVSVGPNGSTEWVYGGSSRGATWFYDVDPLANGNLLIVSTDADGTTVFEMDPETRDRVWEERFDIHDTHDVQKLPNGDLLVANMRQWNESTGRSDDRVFVYNRSTDEIDWEWTFRNHYPESTDGGYSQDWTHVNDVERIAEGQYLVSPRNFDQAIVINRSTKEIDYRLGSDGDHDTLNEQHNPDWLVSEDGNPVILVADSENDRVVEYERRDGEWELVWELGTDQLSWPRDADRLPNGNTLITDSLNHRVIEVTPRGEIVWEYYATWGPYDAERVAHGGGSNGPTMSDQGVAGSYRIYGSAGLIAGTGDSMTFAATVQNTFAGTPLSGVATEFANLWAGVTPWIRPVWMGPWAFAWAVLGVLTLLGWGLAELVFARERVVATVRRVGGRVAELS
- a CDS encoding alkaline phosphatase family protein — its product is MGLFDRLRGDDNPRVAFIGIDGVPYSLLDDHPEEFPNFAALAREGAGGDIDSIVPPESSACWPALTTGVNPGETGVYGFQDREVGSYDTYVPMGRDVQATRLWDRVAEEGLDATVMNVPVTFPPQRNVQRMVSGFLSPDVDKASYPDELREYLEGTDYRIDTNPKLGHKEDKSEFIENAHETVDARYEAFSHFIEEDDWDLFFGVFMTTDRVNHFLFNDYAEDGRYHDEFVEFYRKIDDYIGKIREQLADDVTLVVASDHGFTVQNYEVELNRWLQDEGWLSFEDDDHDSLDDIADDARAYSLIPGRFYINLEGREPRGSVPQSDYEDVRDELKADIESLEGPDGTKVAARVVEKEAAFRGEHDDIAPDLVVIPNHGFDLKSKFKAHDDGVFSTGPRNGMHSFENATLFVDDREATIADADLLDIAPTILDLMGVDYARTEFDGASLV